In the genome of Segnochrobactrum spirostomi, the window GAGCGACGTTTACGGAACGCAATTGATATACGCGTTCAGTAAACGACGTTCAGGATTCCGTCAAGCGCCACGCCACGCGCATCCGCTCATGCGCGGCGGCGCGATGTCGTCGCCGTTCGGGGGACGCTTCCGGGACCGGGCCGGCCGTCGAAAGGCGGCCCGGTCGGGTCGGGGGACGCGGGTCTGCGCTCTCGCCTAAATCGGATTGAGAGAAATCGTCATCTCGACGCCCGGTGCCTGCGGCGTCGTTCCCTTGATGACGAGGGGGCTGCCCTGCTTGAAGGTGCCGTCGATCGACAAGTCATAATCGTTGCTGCCGAGGATCGAGTGCATCCCGGGAACGTCGGAGTGCTTGGCGATCTTCAACCCGCAGCCCGAGGGGCCGAGGATCGTGACGAAGGCGCCGCGCGGGATCTCCATGCTGATGTCGCGAACCGCGGTCGACGCGCCGTAGATCTTGCTCACGGCGCGGAGCTCGACGGCGTTGGGCGTGGGGTCCGTCATCGGTCACTGCTCGCTTTCGCGGCGGCTCTGGCCGAGGATCCAGATCTGGGCGGACACGCTGATCGTCAGCGTCACCAGGATCACCAAGGCTGAAAGCGCATAAATCTTCGGGGAAATGACCTGCCGCATCGACGTCCAGATCGCGATGGGCAGCGTCTCCGTGAAGCCCGCCAGGAACCAGGCGACGACGAATTCGCCGAACGCGTCCGTGAAGGCGAGCATGAGCACCGCGACGAGCGCCGGCGCGACCAGGGGCAGGATGACCTCGCGGAAGGTGACGAACTCGTTGGCCCCGAGATTCATCGCCGCCTCGATGTAGCTCCGCCGGAAGCCCAGAAACCGGGAATAGAGCATCAGCGTCGCGTAGCTCGAGGTCATGGTGGTGTGGGCGAGCACGATCGCCGGCTGCCCGACGAGATCCGGGGCGACGCGGAACAGCACCGTGAGGCCGAGCCCGAGGACGAGCTGCGGCAGCACCACCGGGCCGAGCACCAGGCAGAGCACGAGCGACTTCATCCGCATCGGCCGCCAGGCGAGCACCATCGCCGCCGGCATGGCGAGTGCCGTCGAGAGCAGCGCCGCGATGGAGGCGAGGCGCAGGCTCGTCAACAGCGAGCCGACCAAGCGATCGTCGCCGAGGCTCGCGGCGAACCACGCCGTCGTGAATTCGCTGAGGGGCAGGCCCGGGATCGCCTTGGCATCGAACGCGAACAGAAGGATCACGCCGATCGGCAGATAGAGGAAGGCGTAGAGCAGCACGGCATAGGCCGGCAGCGCCCAGCCCAGAGAGGGACGCGTCATGAGCCGACCTCTCCACTCGCGCGGCGGATCCACTTCATCGACAGCGCCAGGGCGGCGAAGACGAGCACGAGCAGGATCACGGCCATGGCGGCGCCGCTCGGCCAATCGAGCCGGCGCTGGAACTCGTCCTGGATCACCTGCGAGAACATCAGTTGCTTGCCGCCGCCGAGCAGGGCCGGGGTGACAAACTCGCCGAGACCGAACACGAAGCAGAACACGGCGCCGACCACCAGACCCGGGGCGGAGAGCGGCAGGATCACCTCGAAAAAGGTCCGGGTCGGGCTGGCGTTGAGGTCCATCGCCGCGTCGATCCAGGAATCGTGGATGTTGGTGATCGCGGCATAGAGCGGCAGCACGTAGAGCGGCAGGTAGGCGTAGATCAGCCCGATCGCCGTCGAAATCGGCGAATAGAGCAGGAAGCCCAGGGGCTCGCCGGTGAGACCGAGCGCCATGATCGCCTGATTGATGACGCCGTGCTCGCCGAGCAGCAGCCGCCAGGCCGCGACGCGCATCACGATGCTGACCCAGAACGGCGCGATGACGGCGACGAGCAGCAGGCCGCGCCAGGGCCCCGCCTTCTTCGCGATCAGGTAGGCGACGGGATAAGCGAGGATGGCGCAGGCGACCGTGACGAACGCCGCCGTCTCCACCGAGAGGAGGAGTGCCCGCCAGATCGCCGGCCGGGCCAAGATCGCGACATAATTGTCGAAGGTGAAATCCGGGATCAGGCGATAGTTCTTGCTGCGCCAGACGCTCAATCCGAAGATCAGCACCACCGGCACGACGAAGAAGACGACCTGCCAGAGCACGAGCGGCATGAGGCCCGCAGTCGGCAGGATCGACGTCAGGAACGATCGCCGCCGCGGCGGCCCGAGCGGCGCCGTCATCAGGCGAACGCGTATTCGCCGCGCGCGAAGGCCGGCGTCGGATAGGCACGCTTCGAGGGCTTCAGCCCGGTCGCGACCATGGCACGGGCGAAATGCAGCGCGACCTTTCCGGGGTCGATGACGGGGATGAACACGCCGAAATGGCGGGCCAATGCCTCCTCGACCGCGAGCGCCATGTCGAAGCCGGTGCCGGTGCAGCCCATGACGAAGGCTTCCGCCCCGTCGCGCTCCACCGCGTCGATGCTCTCGGCGATGATGTGGTCGAGACAGCTTTCGTCGAGGGCGAGCACGCTCGCCCCGGCGGCGCGGACGGAGGCGAGATTGCGCTCCAGCCCGTAGCGCGCCACCACCCGACGGATCAGCGGAAACAGCGGCGTCTCCGTGATGAAGACGGTGAACCGGCCCGACAGCATCGCCGCCATATGGAGCGAGGCTTCGCCCTCGCCGACGATCGGGATCGATACCAGCTCGCGCGCGCCCGACAGGCCCGGATCGGTGAAGCAGGCGATGGTGCAGGCGTCGACGCCATCCGCCTCCGCCTCGCGGGCGAGGCGCATGACCTCGGGGGCCGCGAGGGCGGAATCGAACTCCGCCTCGATGGAGGCCGTGCCGCGCTTCAGCGGAACGGCGGAAATCTCCACGCCCTCGCCGGCGAAGGAGCGGTACTCCGCCTCCGCCTTGCCGACGAGTTCCTTGGAATCGAGAACGGGAACGATCACACGGATATGCATGGCGGAGCGCCTCAGCCCATCTTGAAGGTTTGCCAGGCGTCGGCCCAGGCATTCTCGTCGACGGGCGCGAGGCTCATCTGGCAATTGGCGACCCACTCTTCCATCTTGTCGAGGCCGAGGGCCTTGACCTGCTCGGGGGTGAGGAGGTCCTTCACCTTGGCGTTGGTGACGGCGAACTTGTCCGCGCCCCAGGCCATCTGCTTCATCGCCTTGGCGCTCGTCATGTAGTTGATGTAGGCGAGCGCGGAGGCGAGGTGTTCGGTGCCCCGCACGATCTGGAGCGTCTCCATCCACATGGCGCCGCCTTGCTTGGGGATGGACAGCTCGACGTCGGCACCGTTGAGCCGCGCCGTCGTGCGCACGTTGTCGCTCGACGAGCCCCACACCATCCACGCCTCGCGGTTCGTGAGGTCGGACTTGACGGTGCCCATGTCGGATTGGAGCGCCCGCATGTTGGGGCGGAAGGCGATCATCTTGTCGAGGATCTTCTGGAGCGCCTCGCCGGTCGCCTCCTCGGGCTTCGGCTGGCCGATCCACTTGCCCGTCATCCACAGATAGAGCTCGGGCCAGTCGATGATCTCGACGCGTCCCTTGAGGGAGGGATCCCAGGCGAGTTCGGCGTCGGAGGCGGCGGCCGCGGAAATCTTATCCGGCCAGTAGACGAACCCGTTCACCCCGAAGCGCGTCGGGATGCCGTAGACCTTGCCGTCCACCATGGTCTCGGGCCGGTTGCGGAAGGCGGGGAGGGTTTCCTCCAGCGAGGGAAGCTTCGCGGTATCGATCGGCAGCGTCAGCCCGGCGGCGGCGAACTTCGAGGTCCAGACCGCATCCGGGTTGATGACGTCGAACTTGGTCGTGCCGGCCTGCACGAGGCTCAACTGGGCCCCGTTGCTCTCGGCTTCCTTGATGTTGAGCTGGACGCCGGTGAGCTCGGTGAAGCCGCGCATCAGCTCGGGATCGTCGTATCCCGCCCAGGCCAGCACGTTGAGCGGGCCGGTCAGCTTTGTCTCGCCGGCATAAGCGGGCTTCGAGAAATCGACCTGCGAAGCGATCGTCGCGAACATGGCCGCCTGAGCGCCGAAACGCAGGACGTCGCGTCGGCTTGGGGACGGAGTGTGGAAGACGCGAGACCCGGACATGCGACCATTCCCTCTTGGAGCGGGGCGACTACCACCGCAATTTATGTCCGTTCTATAAGTCTCGATCGGGCGCCGCTTCCATAGTGACCGCAGTCACCGGTGCGGCGCGCCCGAAGGGCTTCGCTGGCACATTTTCTGCTTCGCTGCCGGCGCACAGCACAGGAACAGGCGGTCGATGCAACGGCAGGGGCTTTGTCACGATCTACCGGTCGGCTTCGGCAGGGACATGGCGCGGGTGCTGTCCCGCATCGGCCGTGAGGATTTCTACGAAACCGTCATCGATGCGGTCGCGCCGCTGATCCCGTGCGACTTCTGGATCATGGCCCGCTACGAGTTCGCCGCGAAGCCGACCATCATCGCCGAATCCGGCATGGCGCCGCGGGCCAAGTCCGCCTACACGAACAAGCTCTGGCACCTCGACCCCCTGTCGCGCACGCCAATGGCGGGCGATCGCCACCGGGCCATCAGCCTGCGAAATCTCTGCGAGGACGGTCCGATCGACCGCACCTACGCCCGCTATCTCGACGTCGATCTCGGCATCGTCGACGAGCTCGCGCTGCTCCTGCCGCTGAGCGAGCGCAGCTTCCTCGCACTCTGCCTCGACCGGCACCGCGAGACCTTCTGCGAACAGGAGCTCCGGCTGGCGTCGGAGATCCTCGACATCCTGCTCGAAATGCACCGCCAGCACGTGCTGCGTTCGATCGAAAAGCAGGTCGCCCGCACCGCAGGCTTCTCCGGCGATCGCAGCGCCGAGATTCTGATCCTGACCGGCGACGGCGGGCGCCTCTTTCAATCGGACGGCTGGTCGGAGGCCGCCCGCCAGGCCTTCGACCGCGATGCCCTGCCGGCCAAGGAGGCGGGCCGGCACGTGGTGCCGGCGAACGGCGGATGGTGCCTGTTCCGCCTCGACTGCGAGGGGGCGAAGCCATTCTGCGCGACGCCCACATCTTCGTTTTGCGCAAGGAGCAGCACGATTTCCGCAGCCGCCTCGACCGGCTGGCGCGGCTCTACGGCCTGACCGAACGGCAGAAGCAGATCGTCCAACTGTCGCTCGAAGGCCACCACAACGCATCGATCGCGCGCCAGCTCGACCTCTCGATCGGCGGCGTCAAGAATCACAAGCTGCGCATCTATGACAAGCTCGACATCACCAGCGAGCGGGAGCTCCTCCCGGCCTTCCTGATGAGCCTGTGAGGGGAGGGATCCCCATCTTACGCACGGTTCGCGGCCTCGCCTTGTTCCGCTTCGTCGCCGCCGATTGACGTCGCGCGTCGCCGCAGCCGGCCGCGATGGCCGGCGGAAGAGACATCGGCGCGAGAGCTACATTCGAGCTTGTTCGAAAGGGATTATTGTCTGTTGCTCGCGCGAAACGCGCGGGGCGAACATTCGAACTGCGCCTTGAACCGCGTTGAAAAGTTGCATGCGTGCTCATATCCGACCGCGAGTGCGATCTGCGAGATCGTCATGTCCGTCTCGAGCAAAAGACGTCTC includes:
- a CDS encoding ABC transporter permease, with protein sequence MTRPSLGWALPAYAVLLYAFLYLPIGVILLFAFDAKAIPGLPLSEFTTAWFAASLGDDRLVGSLLTSLRLASIAALLSTALAMPAAMVLAWRPMRMKSLVLCLVLGPVVLPQLVLGLGLTVLFRVAPDLVGQPAIVLAHTTMTSSYATLMLYSRFLGFRRSYIEAAMNLGANEFVTFREVILPLVAPALVAVLMLAFTDAFGEFVVAWFLAGFTETLPIAIWTSMRQVISPKIYALSALVILVTLTISVSAQIWILGQSRRESEQ
- a CDS encoding ABC transporter substrate-binding protein; this translates as MSGSRVFHTPSPSRRDVLRFGAQAAMFATIASQVDFSKPAYAGETKLTGPLNVLAWAGYDDPELMRGFTELTGVQLNIKEAESNGAQLSLVQAGTTKFDVINPDAVWTSKFAAAGLTLPIDTAKLPSLEETLPAFRNRPETMVDGKVYGIPTRFGVNGFVYWPDKISAAAASDAELAWDPSLKGRVEIIDWPELYLWMTGKWIGQPKPEEATGEALQKILDKMIAFRPNMRALQSDMGTVKSDLTNREAWMVWGSSSDNVRTTARLNGADVELSIPKQGGAMWMETLQIVRGTEHLASALAYINYMTSAKAMKQMAWGADKFAVTNAKVKDLLTPEQVKALGLDKMEEWVANCQMSLAPVDENAWADAWQTFKMG
- a CDS encoding aspartate/glutamate racemase family protein → MHIRVIVPVLDSKELVGKAEAEYRSFAGEGVEISAVPLKRGTASIEAEFDSALAAPEVMRLAREAEADGVDACTIACFTDPGLSGARELVSIPIVGEGEASLHMAAMLSGRFTVFITETPLFPLIRRVVARYGLERNLASVRAAGASVLALDESCLDHIIAESIDAVERDGAEAFVMGCTGTGFDMALAVEEALARHFGVFIPVIDPGKVALHFARAMVATGLKPSKRAYPTPAFARGEYAFA
- a CDS encoding helix-turn-helix domain-containing protein; translation: MRKEQHDFRSRLDRLARLYGLTERQKQIVQLSLEGHHNASIARQLDLSIGGVKNHKLRIYDKLDITSERELLPAFLMSL
- a CDS encoding ABC transporter permease, whose amino-acid sequence is MTAPLGPPRRRSFLTSILPTAGLMPLVLWQVVFFVVPVVLIFGLSVWRSKNYRLIPDFTFDNYVAILARPAIWRALLLSVETAAFVTVACAILAYPVAYLIAKKAGPWRGLLLVAVIAPFWVSIVMRVAAWRLLLGEHGVINQAIMALGLTGEPLGFLLYSPISTAIGLIYAYLPLYVLPLYAAITNIHDSWIDAAMDLNASPTRTFFEVILPLSAPGLVVGAVFCFVFGLGEFVTPALLGGGKQLMFSQVIQDEFQRRLDWPSGAAMAVILLVLVFAALALSMKWIRRASGEVGS